One Thermoanaerobacter pseudethanolicus ATCC 33223 DNA window includes the following coding sequences:
- a CDS encoding energy-coupling factor ABC transporter ATP-binding protein: MNYMFERKATDFRDIENQTPVIIAEDISVRRNERFILRNISLVLHQGERLGLAGPNGSGKSTLLKVLSLLIPPSSGRLTVLGFMGDGRSSVTVRRKMSIVFQQPTTLTGSVLQNVSIPLRMRGLSAREATKRAYEWLKCFDLEKLAFQRIHTLSGGELARLQLARAFAMEPEILFLDEPFAAVDATSRSPLKALLREILAKNKVSLLLISHDFRDLLDLTERTLVLLDGHIVAQGKTQTLRIQSPLVREIFPE, from the coding sequence ATGAATTATATGTTTGAACGCAAAGCTACCGATTTTCGGGATATAGAGAATCAAACGCCGGTTATTATAGCCGAAGATATTAGTGTACGGCGCAATGAACGCTTTATCCTGCGAAACATAAGCCTCGTTTTGCATCAAGGGGAACGTTTGGGACTTGCGGGTCCCAATGGTTCAGGAAAAAGTACGCTCCTTAAAGTCTTATCCTTACTAATTCCACCGTCTTCTGGGAGGCTTACAGTTCTTGGCTTTATGGGAGACGGGCGGTCTTCAGTGACTGTTCGCCGAAAGATGTCTATCGTCTTTCAACAACCGACGACGCTCACAGGGAGTGTTTTGCAAAACGTGAGTATTCCCCTGCGCATGCGAGGACTTTCTGCCCGAGAAGCAACCAAGCGGGCATATGAGTGGCTTAAGTGTTTTGATTTAGAAAAGCTTGCTTTTCAGCGGATACATACACTTTCTGGGGGAGAACTTGCACGTCTTCAGCTAGCAAGGGCGTTTGCTATGGAACCGGAAATTTTGTTCCTTGATGAACCTTTTGCAGCAGTGGATGCTACTTCACGGAGTCCACTAAAGGCCCTTCTTCGGGAGATTCTGGCAAAAAACAAGGTTTCACTGCTTCTTATTAGTCATGATTTTCGTGACCTTCTCGATCTTACTGAGCGCACGCTGGTTCTTTTGGATGGGCACATTGTTGCACAAGGTAAAACCCAAACTTTGCGCATACAATCTCCACTCGTGCGTGAGATTTTTCCGGAGTAA
- a CDS encoding ABC transporter permease: MELIWEGLKGAFKFLFHGVPEIREITLLSLRIAAWAIGISSAIGLPLGIALGVSTFRGRDFLLTLANTGMGLPPTVVGLWVAIVLWRTGPLGGLKLIYTPTAIIIAEVILTVPIIIALVAAAASDKKAKLHDFFLSLGLNPLQYMWLLLREIRSSVLTAIIAGFGRAISEVGAAMMVGGNIAGETRTLTTAIVLEVSKGEFDRALAISFVLLALSFSITAFITHLQYQQNLK, encoded by the coding sequence GTGGAACTTATTTGGGAAGGCCTGAAAGGAGCATTCAAATTTCTTTTTCATGGGGTTCCAGAAATCAGAGAAATTACTCTTCTTTCTCTTAGGATTGCTGCGTGGGCTATAGGGATAAGTTCAGCCATTGGCCTTCCACTTGGGATTGCACTTGGAGTAAGCACGTTCCGTGGCAGGGATTTTCTTCTGACTTTAGCCAATACCGGCATGGGACTTCCACCGACAGTTGTGGGGCTTTGGGTAGCTATTGTGCTATGGCGTACCGGCCCTTTAGGAGGACTAAAGCTGATTTATACTCCTACTGCCATCATCATTGCTGAAGTAATTCTTACCGTGCCTATTATTATAGCTTTGGTAGCTGCAGCTGCGTCGGATAAAAAAGCTAAATTACACGATTTTTTTCTTTCTTTAGGGTTGAACCCTCTTCAATATATGTGGCTTTTACTTCGGGAAATTCGTAGCTCAGTTTTAACAGCAATCATTGCCGGTTTTGGACGTGCAATTTCGGAGGTAGGAGCAGCAATGATGGTAGGAGGGAACATCGCTGGGGAAACCCGCACGCTTACCACCGCTATTGTTCTTGAAGTATCTAAGGGTGAGTTTGACCGCGCGTTAGCGATAAGTTTTGTACTTCTTGCCTTATCGTTTTCTATTACTGCCTTTATTACCCATCTTCAGTATCAACAAAACTTAAAGTAG
- a CDS encoding substrate-binding domain-containing protein, protein MARISKKFLMILLYSILLFSLFSLNGCTGSKTSEKISPGNRDVILATTTSTQDSGLLDYLLPIFEKETGYKVKVVAVGTGQALEMGKRGEADVLLTHAPAAEKELVDNKDVINYQLVMHNDFIVVGPSEDPAQVKNAVSVEAAFQAIAEKGVPFVSRGDDSGTHKKELSLWKAAGIDPKGKSWYIESGTGMGQTLLIANEKRAYTLTDRGTYLAYRDKLDLTIVREGDKGLLNIYHVMQVNPEKHPGKHINSDGAKAFVEFMISPRTQELIGKFGVDKYGVPLFFPDAQKGEVE, encoded by the coding sequence ATGGCAAGAATATCAAAGAAGTTTTTGATGATCCTTTTATATTCTATTTTGTTGTTTAGTTTATTTTCTCTGAACGGTTGTACAGGTTCTAAAACTTCAGAGAAGATTTCCCCAGGTAATCGAGATGTAATTTTGGCGACAACAACAAGCACGCAGGATAGTGGGCTTTTGGATTACCTTTTACCGATCTTTGAGAAAGAAACAGGATACAAAGTAAAAGTGGTTGCCGTGGGGACAGGACAGGCTTTGGAGATGGGAAAAAGGGGGGAAGCAGATGTTCTTCTTACACATGCTCCTGCGGCAGAGAAAGAACTTGTGGACAACAAGGATGTTATAAACTATCAGTTGGTAATGCACAATGATTTCATTGTGGTTGGTCCTTCAGAGGATCCAGCGCAAGTTAAGAATGCGGTTTCAGTAGAAGCAGCCTTTCAGGCGATTGCTGAAAAAGGTGTACCGTTTGTTTCGAGGGGTGATGATTCGGGTACACACAAAAAGGAATTGAGTTTATGGAAAGCAGCAGGGATTGATCCCAAGGGAAAGTCGTGGTATATAGAAAGCGGCACAGGAATGGGACAAACGCTCCTTATTGCTAACGAAAAACGGGCGTATACACTAACTGATCGGGGAACATACCTTGCATACCGCGATAAATTAGATCTTACCATTGTTCGAGAAGGAGATAAGGGTCTTCTTAATATTTATCACGTCATGCAGGTTAACCCCGAGAAACATCCTGGGAAACACATAAACAGCGATGGAGCCAAAGCTTTTGTGGAGTTTATGATTTCGCCCAGAACGCAGGAACTTATTGGCAAATTTGGGGTAGACAAATACGGAGTGCCGCTCTTTTTCCCCGATGCCCAAAAAGGGGAAGTAGAATAA
- a CDS encoding HesA/MoeB/ThiF family protein, whose protein sequence is MGRYDRNMNMLSKEENEKLKDFRVCVLGCGGLGGYAIEMLGRLGIGYITAVDKDVFEETNLNRQILSDMNSLGKSKALMAVERMKLVNPEVFVNAIVDEFNFENGKDIIKGHDIVIDALDNIEGKLTLQDICEELGIPFVHGAIAGWYGQVTTVFPGDKTLKFLYKKEMRKGIEKELGNPSFTPALVASIQVSEALKVLIGRGEVLRRKVLFINTFEQEYEIIVL, encoded by the coding sequence ATGGGAAGATACGACAGAAATATGAATATGCTATCTAAGGAAGAAAATGAAAAACTAAAGGACTTCAGGGTTTGTGTATTGGGATGTGGAGGATTGGGTGGGTATGCTATTGAAATGCTTGGTAGATTAGGTATAGGATATATAACTGCAGTTGATAAGGATGTTTTTGAGGAAACGAATTTAAACCGCCAGATTTTAAGTGATATGAATTCATTGGGTAAAAGTAAAGCATTAATGGCGGTGGAAAGAATGAAACTTGTCAACCCAGAAGTTTTTGTAAATGCTATTGTAGATGAATTTAATTTTGAAAATGGAAAAGATATCATAAAAGGACATGATATTGTAATCGATGCTCTTGATAATATTGAGGGAAAGCTTACTTTACAGGATATCTGCGAGGAGCTTGGCATTCCATTTGTTCATGGTGCTATTGCGGGCTGGTATGGGCAGGTTACTACAGTTTTTCCTGGCGATAAGACGCTTAAGTTTTTGTATAAAAAAGAAATGAGGAAGGGAATTGAAAAAGAACTTGGCAATCCTTCGTTCACTCCTGCTCTTGTTGCTTCCATTCAAGTTAGTGAAGCACTAAAAGTTTTGATAGGAAGAGGAGAAGTATTAAGACGTAAGGTGTTATTTATAAATACCTTTGAGCAAGAATATGAGATTATAGTTCTTTGA
- a CDS encoding MogA/MoaB family molybdenum cofactor biosynthesis protein → MIKVAILTVSDKGFRGERIDTTSSAIKEVLDPAIYSIEEIRIVPDEIEDIKRELVRFCDELKVDLVLTNGGTGFSKRDVTPEATMAVVEKLVPGIPEAMRAKSLEITPHAMLSRAVAGIRKSTLIINLPGSPKGAVENLNVVLPALKHGIEILKGEASECARKDD, encoded by the coding sequence ATGATTAAAGTTGCTATTTTGACTGTTAGTGACAAGGGTTTTAGAGGAGAGAGAATTGACACAACATCATCTGCTATAAAAGAAGTTTTAGATCCAGCGATATATTCTATTGAAGAAATAAGAATCGTTCCAGATGAAATAGAAGATATAAAACGTGAACTAGTAAGATTTTGTGATGAATTAAAAGTTGACCTTGTTTTGACAAATGGAGGAACTGGATTTTCAAAGAGGGACGTAACACCAGAAGCAACGATGGCTGTGGTTGAGAAATTGGTTCCTGGAATTCCAGAAGCAATGAGGGCAAAGTCTTTAGAAATAACTCCACATGCTATGCTATCCCGCGCTGTTGCAGGAATTAGAAAGAGCACTTTAATCATAAATCTTCCAGGAAGCCCTAAGGGGGCTGTTGAAAACTTAAATGTTGTTTTACCTGCTCTTAAGCATGGAATTGAGATTTTAAAGGGTGAAGCTTCAGAATGTGCAAGAAAGGACGATTAA
- the mobB gene encoding molybdopterin-guanine dinucleotide biosynthesis protein B, which yields MKIIGVIGTKDTGKTTLVTKIVRKLVDEGYRVATLKHTHTGFDFADKDTGKHREAGAELVVGSGEETFFLLGRKMVLDELVGTIQLLGDFDFLVIEGFKEMPHANISTSTENEFTIRKVDPFSLKEEELDELIEVIKNRSYCLLQGLNCKKCGFESCRDFAMAKVQGAADDINCKSQPKRALLRINGHPVPMNPFVQEFISKTVLGMIDALDMKNHEIEKVELIIRNNYE from the coding sequence TTGAAGATAATAGGTGTTATAGGAACAAAAGATACAGGTAAAACCACTCTTGTAACAAAAATTGTTAGAAAATTAGTGGATGAGGGGTACAGGGTTGCCACCCTGAAACACACCCATACAGGCTTTGATTTTGCAGATAAAGACACTGGTAAACACAGAGAAGCAGGGGCAGAGCTTGTAGTCGGTAGTGGAGAAGAAACCTTTTTTCTTCTTGGTAGGAAAATGGTGCTTGATGAACTTGTAGGTACTATCCAGCTTCTTGGGGATTTCGATTTCCTGGTTATCGAGGGTTTTAAAGAGATGCCCCATGCAAACATTTCTACTTCCACTGAAAATGAATTCACGATAAGAAAGGTGGATCCATTCTCCCTTAAGGAGGAAGAATTGGATGAACTCATTGAAGTCATAAAGAACAGAAGTTACTGTTTGCTGCAGGGGCTTAACTGTAAAAAGTGTGGTTTTGAATCATGCAGGGACTTTGCAATGGCAAAGGTCCAGGGAGCTGCAGATGATATAAACTGTAAGAGCCAGCCAAAAAGGGCTCTTCTGAGAATAAATGGTCACCCGGTACCTATGAATCCATTTGTACAGGAATTTATATCAAAAACAGTTCTTGGTATGATCGATGCACTTGACATGAAAAACCACGAAATTGAGAAGGTTGAGTTAATTATAAGAAATAATTATGAATAA